A single window of Colletotrichum higginsianum IMI 349063 chromosome 8, whole genome shotgun sequence DNA harbors:
- a CDS encoding Ankyrin repeat protein, with translation MDTARFLGIGLQAMEKADPEENARKSNAGHSLGPSIVGSSFGDNNKLHLGDINYHCPTSLRDLNQLTDRLTLQTSDSFLSHVSAIHPQNQRSLIKTTNSNWYSEAFVEFFVENKEFKTWLAGGSGQLLWVRDETGSGYLLLAAKMLDAFESNASFQGFVVSHFFCEETQPKTATDVLAGLVYGLLINPRCEESVLPHVQRLFSRRIKNIQTEKSRFAVLGDMLIESISKIHQVMPMQQLVMLIAGSEHCVNDAFGNGISSLLDLASSIAKSHPNIKWIVNSRLAAATQGGLQESGIGLRTLAISPVSTAMALGLAEILPKVIETGRKLCRIHQGFSKSQKSADDVSWFSHCSAAILWLKPRGLVSRQESRLLWYRRGSVSATIATPSFLGVHIASDKFLFGGRVFPKVYFSFASLFPSGSTGPPTTEPHDLLAKALWGIVTQLIVSVCGSESAIAAFLSSLSYKSRRELIQTFCLTFGPESLTPRASPTLHPQNAEASTWEGDNANDWLKKAETLSKRHLPMLSNLMESVLQVIYDRNDNAILVLDSVELLQPSDFRPLIQLLRNLGHGLRILICVKTISEPTNDTNGDWDSSSDDWVDELTEYRECLRSLQFKSMHQRRYQIVDSLADTNQWLWVNDEYMKWRHDGGLLWISGKAGSGKSVLAKTILQRLRHDTTGSLDAKPWSVCGWFYSARGIPGGTQHDSMLRTLIFELIANNMEAFDAMKAIYRKLVVECDGLVTWPLDILPNVLLLLSGSSSIPNTVAVIDAFDESENDSNHQDARANITSVFRQLVDLSSGRMRMIFLSRPEVDIAKGFRNFHHISVQANNQGDISKIVDNGIFNIQSAWSKIMANPDWSSYNADQPPTASHRAPDPIVLPSEVEVEIENMRKYLVLKASGVTLWVVLVLKDLYMHLQSEDCFTISDLRAALESLPVDLEELYLHFRSMQQSQISKNPKRPSYSKSMLTWIVGSQRWAPLQLDELREAIAILDQGLWSSGTKLDVSREGIANKRIQIGNNWERFCRLVYQQCGPLVEIHRADDRSTSVRACGKAAYLGASTIELAHETVKKFFRDQEKSGHLSIDPEAAEMAVVTTSYSYLGVPHQAQRTPSGVELNTQVKTDILEILLASISKTFGFQPQCPALVEFFRARPLARFALQVIYRASSATSLSRAVRELDEGALAAQDRFITHWVADLCFTPTTPDTNIRHFVNHCCLHGRCDLLEYTSCLTEREYTGLHQSPYGRAHRLRKHRRNEIVGGAIEALSEISTEHWSCFRSVAERLREEVVRIAGSDTSIIETDSQFLLTLGPRDALRTLPVIAPIHFTQFDFSMVHKKG, from the exons ATGGATACAGCACGTTTTCTGGGGATTGGTCTACAAGCCATGGAAAAGGCTGATCCAGAAGAAAACGCGCGAAAGTCGAATGCGGGTCATTCTTTGGGTCCTTCCATCGTCGGGTCTAGCTTCGGTGACAACAACAAGCTCCATCTCGGTGACATCAACTATCACTGCCCAACCA GCTTGCGTGATCTGAATCAACTGACGGATAGACTCACCCTCCAGACAAGCGACTCCTTCCTCTCTCACGTTTCGGCCATCCACCCACAGAACCAACGATCGTTGATCAAAACTACAAACTCGAATTGGTACTCGGAGGCATTCGTCGAATTTTTTGTCGAAAACAAAGAGTTCAAAAcatggctggctggtggtTCTGGTCAATTGCTGTGGGTGCGAGATGAAACTGGGTCTGGATACCTACTGCTGGCCGCTAAGATGCTAGACGCATTCGAGTCCAACGCATCATTTCAAGGCTTCGTCGTCTCCCACTTCTTTTGCGAGGAGACACAACCGAAGACTGCCACCGACGTTCTCGCTGGGCTAGTTTATGGCTTGTTGATCAATCCCCGCTGTGAAGAATCTGTCCTGCCGCATGTTCAACGGTTGTTTTCCCGAAGGATCAAGAACATCCAAACAGAAAAGTCTCGGTTCGCCGTATTGGGGGACATGCTCATCGAATCAATCAGTAAAATCCATCAGGTCATGCCAATGCAACAGCTTGTCATGCTCATTGCTGGCTCGGAGCATTGTGTAAACGACGCATTTGGCAACGGCATATCGAGCTTGCTGGACCTCGCGAGTTCGATTGCGAAAAGCCATCCGAACATCAAATGGATAGTCAACAGCCGATTGGCCGCCGCAACCCAAGGTGGGCTTCAAGAATCCGGTATAGGACTAAGGACGCTTGCCATAAGCCCTGTCTCCACCGCCATGGCGCTTGGCCTCGCAGAAATACTTCCCAAAGTTATTGAGACTGGTCGAAAACTCTGCAGGATCCATCAGGGCTTCAGCAAGTCTCAAAAATCTGCAGATGACGTTTCATGGTTCAGTCACTGTTCTGCGGCGATATTGTGGTTGAAACCTCGCGGGTTGGTTTCGAGGCAGGAGTCTCGTCTGCTATGGTACCGACGGGGCTCAGTGTCGGCAACGATCGCGACACCAAGCTTCCTAGGTGTTCACATTGCGTCTGACAAGTTTTTGTTTGGTGGCCGAGTCTTTCCCAAAGTCTACTTCTCCTTCGCTTCCCTGTTTCCGTCTGGATCAACTGGACCGCCTACGACTGAGCCACATGATCTGCTCGCAAAAGCTCTCTGGGGCATTGTTACCCAACTCATTGTTTCGGTATGCGGATCAGAGTCCGCAATAGCCGCATTTCTCTCTTCGCTTTCTTACAAGTCTCGGAGAGAGCTGATACAAACATTTTGTCTGACTTTTGGTCCCGAATCATTGACACCACGGGCCTCGCCTACATTGCATCCTCAAAACGCCGAAGCGAGCACTTGGGAAGGAGACAATGCCAATGACTGGCTTAAAAAGGCTGAGACTCTTTCTAAACGGCACCTCCCTATGCTTAGTAACTTGATGGAGTCTGTTCTTCAAGTCATCTACGATCGCAACGACAACGCAATCCTTGTGCTCGATTCCGTGGAGCTCCTCCAGCCATCAGATTTCCGACCACTTATCCAGCTACTCCGAAATCTCGGCCATGGTCTTAGAATACTGATTTGTGTCAAAACCATATCAGAACCTACCAATGATACGAACGGGGACTGGGATTCATCTTCGGATGACTGGGTTGATGAGTTAACAGAATACAGAG AGTGTCTTAGAAGCCTCCAATTTAAAAGCATGCATCAGCGACGGTATCAGATTGTCGATTCCCTAGCAGACACGAATCAGTGGTTGTGGGTCAACGATGAGTACATGAAGTGGCGGCATGACGGTGGTCTTCTTTGGATATCTGGCAAGGCAGGAAGTGGAAAGTCTGTTCTTGCCAAGACAATCTTACAGCGCCTTCGCCATGATACCACAGGGAGCCTAGATGCCAAACCTTGGTCGGTGTGTGGATGGTTTTATTCAGCTAGAGGCATTCCTGGTGGAACGCAGCACGACTCGATGCTCCGGACTTTGATTTTCGAGCTGATTGCGAACAATATGGAAGCCTTCGATGCCATGAAAGCCATCTACCGAAAGTTGGTCGTGGAATGCGACGGTTTGGTCACCTGGCCTCTGGATATTCTGCCAAATGTCCTCTTGCTACTCTCTGGTTCGTCTTCAATACCAAATACGGTAGCAGTCATCGACGCTTTCGACGAATCGGAAAATGACAGCAATCATCAAGATGCAAGAGCGAACATTACATCGGTATTCCGTCAACTTGTGGACTTGTCTTCAGGGCGAATGCGGATGATCTTCCTCAGTAGGCCAGAAGTTGACATCGCAAAGGGGTTCCGGAATTTCCATCACATTTCTGTTCAGGCCAACAATCAAGGGGATATCTCCAAGATTGTAGATAATGGCATCTTCAATATACAATCAGCTTGGAGCAAAATCATGGCAAACCCGGACTGGAGCAGCTACAACGCCGACCAACCTCCAACAGCTTCCCACAGGGCTCCAGATCCAATTGTCCTCCCATCAGAAGTCGAGGTCGAAATTGAGAACATGAGGAAGTACTTGGTTCTGAAAGCTTCGGGGGTCACCCTTTGGGTGGTTCTCGTTCTCAAAGACCTTTACATGCATCTTCAAAGCGAAGACTGCTTTACAATCTCTGACCTCAGGGCGGCCCTCGAATCTCTGCCGGTGGACTTGGAGGAACTGTACCTTCACTTTCGCTCGATGCAGCAGTCTCAGATATCCAAGAACCCAAAGCGCCCATCTTACAGCAAGTCAATGCTGACGTGGATCGTTGGATCACAACGATGGGCACCTTtgcagctcgacgagcttcgGGAGGCGATTGCAATCCTGGATCAAGGCCTCTGGTCAAGTGGCACCAAACTTGATGTTTCGAGGGAAGGTATTGCCAACAAAAGGATCCAAATTGGGAACAATTGGGAACGTTTTTGTCGTCTTGTCTACCAGCAATGCGGTCCTCTTGTAGAAATCCACCGCGCAGATGACCGTTCGACATCAGTCCGTGCCTGTGGCAAAGCCGCCTACCTTGGCGCTTCTACTATAGAGCTCGCACACGAAACGGTGAAGAAGTTCTTCAGAGATCAAGAGAAGAGCGGACATCTCTCTATCGATCCGGAGGCCGCTGAGATGGCGGTCGTCACAACGTCATACTCATACTTGGGGGTTCCTCATCAAGCACAGAGAACACCCTCAGGCGTCGAATTGAACACTCAAGTCAAAACAGACATCTTGGAAATTCTACTTGCTTCCATATCGAAAACTTTTGGGTTTCAACCTCAATGTCCGGCTCTTGTAGAGTTCTTTCGTGCTCGCCCGCTCGCTCGCTTTGCATTACAAGTCATTTATCGAGCGAGCTCGGCAACCTCTCTCTCGCGTGCCGTAAGGGAGCTCGATGAGGGGGCTTTGGCAGCTCAAGATCGTTTCATCACCCACTGGGTCGCAGATCTATGCTTCACTCCGACCACCCCGGATACCAATATAAGGCACTTCGTTAATCACTGCTGCTTGCATGGTCGATGCGACCTCCTCGAATACACCAGTTGCTTGACAGAAAGGGAGTACACTGGATTGCACCAGAGCCCATACGGAAGGGCCCATCGGTTGCGCAAACATCGGCGCAACGAAATTGTTGGTGGGGCCATCGAAGCTTTGAGCGAAATCTCAACAGAACACTGGAGTTGCTTTCGATCCGTGGCGGAGAGATTGCGTGAAGAAGTCGTCCGCATCGCTGGAAGCGATACGTCTATCATCGAAACGGACAGTCAATTTTTACTTACTTTGGGCCCG AGAGATGCTCTCAGGACTCTGCCTGTCATTGCCCCGATCCATTTCACACAGTTCGACTTCTCAATGGTACACAAAAAAGGGTAG